Part of the Halopenitus persicus genome is shown below.
GGCGTCGCTTCCAGCTCCTCGCGCATCACCTGCTCGTTCGGGACCACCTTCCCCAGCCCGTCCGCGGTCTTCGAGTAGCCGATCAGGCTGTGGGCGAGGGCAGCCCCGACGTTGCGCTTCACGGTTGAGTCCGAGAGGTCACGCTGCAGCCGGGAGGTGGTGACGTAGTCGGCGAGGAACGTGAGGTCGGCGTTGGCCTTCGAGAGGTTGCCCTCGCCGTTCTCGAAGTCGATCGGGTTCACCTTGTGGGGCATCGTCGAGGAGCCGGTCTCGCCCTCGACGGCCTCCTGGCCGAGGTATCGGTCGGACACGTAGAGCCAGGCGTCCAGGTCCAGGTCCCGGAGAACGTTGTTCACGCCGCGGACCGCGTCGAAGACGGCCGCGATGTCGTCACAGGGATTGACCTGGGTCGTCAGCGGGACGTGTTCGAGCCCGAGATCGGTCACGAACGACCGGGAGAACGCCCGCCAGTCGACGTCCGGATAGGCGGCCTCGTGCGCCGCGTACGTTCCGGAGGCGCCGGCCAGCTTGCCGGCGATCGCGTCCGTCTCGCGCTGTAGTCGCCCGAGCGTCCGTCCGAGCCGCGACGCGTAGACCGCCATCTCCTTGCCGAAGGTCGTGGGCGTGGCCGGCTGGCCGTGGGTGCGCGCGAGCATCGGGAGGTCACGGTGCTCGTGGGCGAGGTCGACGAGTTCGTCACGAACCTCGCGGATCGCCGGCGCGAGCACCTCCTCGACCGCGGGCTTCAAGAGCAGCCGGTGTGCGAGGTTGTTGACGTCCTCGCTTGTCAGCCCGAAGTGTATCCACGGATAGAGAGCCTCGGCGTCGTCGATCGGCGGCTTTTCCTCCGTTTCCGTCACCGCCGCCGCCTCCGCAAGCCGGACCCGGAGGAAATATTCGACCGCCTTGACGTCGTGGTTGGTCGCGTCGTACCCCTCCGCTCCCCGCACCTCGAGGTCCTTGATGAGGCGGGCGTCGTCGGCGTCGAACGTCCGGTACGTTGCCCGGATCGCCGCCCGGGCGTCGGCGTCGAGGGCGATCGGCGTCGCCTCGAGGTCGGCCAGCGCGATCAGATACTCCGCCTCGACCCGCGTTCGGGCACGCATCAGTGCCGCCTCGCTGGCGTACGGCGACAGCGGTTCGGTCCGGCGCGCGTATCGTCCGTCGAGCGGCGAGACGGCGGCGAGGGGATCCTCCCGTGGGAGGCCCGCGATCCCCTGGCCGTCCGTCGCCGATCGCGACTCGTCGGTCATACCCGTTGCTGTCCGCGGCCGGCGCAAAAGCGTGTCGATGGTCGTGCACGGCCGTGGATACTTCAAGCCGATTCGTCGTCGTCGACGCCAGTATCTATCCGCGTTCGTGGATCCATCCCGGTTCGGGACCGCAATCCATATACTCCGTCACGCGGACCCTCGCGTATGAAGATCGCCGGGTTAGCGAGCAACCGCGGGCGGAACCTGCTGCACATCGACGACGTGGCGCCGGGCGGTGCGGAGCTGGCCGTCGCGTTGACCAACCGCGAGGGCGCGCCGATCGTGGAGTCGGCCGCCGAGCGGGGGATCCCGACCGAGGTCGTCGTGCGGGCGGACGGGGAATCGCGAGCCGACCACGAACGGCGCATCCTGGACCGGATCGCGAACTACGACGTCGACCTCGTCTGTCTGGACGGGTATATGCGGGTGCTGACCGAGACGTTCATCGAGAACGCGCCGACGTCGATCAACGTGCATCCGTCGTTGCTGCCGGCCTTCCCCGGAACGAACGCCCACGAGCAGGTACTCGATGCCGGCGTCCGAACGACCGGCAGCACCGTTCACGTGGTCACCGAGGCGGTCGACGCCGGTCCCATCCTCACCCAGGAGCCCGTTCCGGTCTACGAGGACGACGACGCGGAGTCGTTAAAGCAGAGAGTGCTATACGAATCCGAGTTCACGGCCTATCCCCGCGTCGTTCGGTGGTTCGCGGAGGGTCGCGTCGACGTCGACCACGAGGCCGGAACCGCCTCGATCGCGGGCGATACGGGCGGCGACTTCCCGACGCGGCGGCTCGTCTCGGAGGACCGCGGCGAGCGGCTGCGATACGGCGAGAACCCGCATCAGGAGGCTGCGCTGTACGTCGACGACGCCTGTACGGAGGCGTCGGTCGTCGGTGCGCCCCAATTGAACGGGGGAACGAAGGGAATGGGGTACAACAACTACAACGACGCCGACGCCGCGCTCTCGCTCGTCAAGGAGTTCGACGAGCCGGCGGCCGCGGTGATCAAACACACCAACCCGGCCGGCTGTGCGACGAGCGATACCCTCGCGGACGCCTACGATCGTGCGCTCCGAACCGACGCGAAGTCGGCCTTCGGCGGGATCGTCGCGCTCAACCGTCAGTGTGACGCCGAGACCGCCACCGCGATCACCGACTCGTTCAAGGAGGTCGTCGTCGCGCCCGGCTACACCGACGCTGCCCTCGACGTGCTTCGGGAATCGGAGAACCTGCGCGTGCTCGACGTCGGCCCGCTCGGCGAGGGCGCCGACCGATTCACGGAGACGCTGACCGAAAAGCCGCTGGTCGGCGGCCGGCTGGTCCAGGAGCGCGACCGCCAGTCGCCGACCGTCGACGACCTCGAGGTCGTCACCGAGCGCGAGCCGACCGACGCGGAGATCGAGACGATGCTGTTCGCCTGGAAGACGCTCAAGCACGTCAAATCGAACGGGATCCTCTTTGCGACCGGAACCGAGACGGTCGGCGTCGGGATGGGACAGGTCTCCCGGGTCGACGCCGTGACGCTCGCGGCGATGAAGGCCGACAAGGACGCGGACGGGAAGTCCGCCGACGGGGCCGTGATGGCCTCGGACGCGTTCTTCCCGTTCCCGGACGGGATCGACGAGGCGGCCGCGGTCGGGATCGAGGCCGTGATCCAGCCCGGCGGGTCGGTCAACGACGAGGACGTCATCGAGGCGGCCGACGACCACGGAATGGCGATGGCGTTCACCGGATCGCGGAGCTTCCGACACGACTGACGGAACAGTCCCCATCGGCTCGACGGGCTCGCGGCCAACGAGACACGGCAACGGGGACGGTCCGAACGGGAACACAAGAATTGTAACCTCGCACGCGGACCCTCGGATATGTCGTCACCGGAGCACGGGGACCGAGCCGGTCGTGCTGGCGCGGCGGATTCGCGCACGCTCGTGGCGTTGGCGGCCGTCACGGTCCTCGCGCTCGCGCTCCGGCTGTACGAACTCGGCGGACGGGTCTTCCACTGGGACGAGGGACGGGTGGGATACTGGACGCTCAGATACGTCGAGAGCGGCCATCTGGAGTACGAGCCGATCATCCACGGCCCGTTTCTCCGGATCGTCAACGCGGCGGTCTTCGGCGTCCTGCCGCCGACCGACGCCTCCGCGCGGTTGGTCGTGGCGCTCGTCGGCGGACTCCTTCCGCTGTCGGTCTGGCTGTTTCGGGCCCATCTCGACCGGTGGGAGCTCGTCGCCGTCGCCGGGCTGCTCGCGTGCAATCCCCTGTTGGTCTACTACTCGCGATTCATGCGAAACGACGTCCTGGTCGGGGCCTTCGCCTTCGTCGCGCTCGGGTTCGCGGTCCGGGCGATCGACGCCCGCCGGGCTCGATACCTCTATCCCGGCGCCGTCGCCCTGGCGCTGTCGCTTGCCACCAAGGCGAACACGATCCTCTACGTCCTCTGTTTCCTCGGCGCTGGCGCGCTGATTGCGGATCACCAGGTCGTTCGAGCCGTCGGTCGGGGCACGGACCGGCCGTCGGTCCGCTCCGCGGTCGGTGGCTGGCTTCGCGCCCGTTGGCGCGGGCTGTCGTCCGTCGCGGGACGATGGCATCCGGCGGCGTACGTGCTCGGACACGTCGTCGGGATCGCGGTCGCTTTTCTGGCGGTCACGGTGTTCTTCTACGCGCCCCGGCCCCTCCTTCACGAGGCGCTCGGGTCGCCGGGACTTTGGTCGACCGTTCTTCACGAGGCCACGGTGGGATCGGCCGAGGAGCTTGCCGACCTCTGGCTCACCGGCGAGATGCAGGACAACCCCTACCTGCAGTTCCTCCGCCACGAGATCGAGACGCTCGTCCACGCGGGTCCCGTCGCAGCCGTCTTCGCCATCGTCGGCTTCCTCGTCGACGGACACGTCCGTGGCCGCGAGACGGTCCCTGCCGGGCGTCGCCG
Proteins encoded:
- the purB gene encoding adenylosuccinate lyase is translated as MTDESRSATDGQGIAGLPREDPLAAVSPLDGRYARRTEPLSPYASEAALMRARTRVEAEYLIALADLEATPIALDADARAAIRATYRTFDADDARLIKDLEVRGAEGYDATNHDVKAVEYFLRVRLAEAAAVTETEEKPPIDDAEALYPWIHFGLTSEDVNNLAHRLLLKPAVEEVLAPAIREVRDELVDLAHEHRDLPMLARTHGQPATPTTFGKEMAVYASRLGRTLGRLQRETDAIAGKLAGASGTYAAHEAAYPDVDWRAFSRSFVTDLGLEHVPLTTQVNPCDDIAAVFDAVRGVNNVLRDLDLDAWLYVSDRYLGQEAVEGETGSSTMPHKVNPIDFENGEGNLSKANADLTFLADYVTTSRLQRDLSDSTVKRNVGAALAHSLIGYSKTADGLGKVVPNEQVMREELEATPAIIGEAVQTILRREGDTAAYERVKELTRGKAVTLDDFRDLFADLEVDESVREELNALTPAGYVGFGSELVDGIDADRDD
- the purN gene encoding phosphoribosylglycinamide formyltransferase codes for the protein MKIAGLASNRGRNLLHIDDVAPGGAELAVALTNREGAPIVESAAERGIPTEVVVRADGESRADHERRILDRIANYDVDLVCLDGYMRVLTETFIENAPTSINVHPSLLPAFPGTNAHEQVLDAGVRTTGSTVHVVTEAVDAGPILTQEPVPVYEDDDAESLKQRVLYESEFTAYPRVVRWFAEGRVDVDHEAGTASIAGDTGGDFPTRRLVSEDRGERLRYGENPHQEAALYVDDACTEASVVGAPQLNGGTKGMGYNNYNDADAALSLVKEFDEPAAAVIKHTNPAGCATSDTLADAYDRALRTDAKSAFGGIVALNRQCDAETATAITDSFKEVVVAPGYTDAALDVLRESENLRVLDVGPLGEGADRFTETLTEKPLVGGRLVQERDRQSPTVDDLEVVTEREPTDAEIETMLFAWKTLKHVKSNGILFATGTETVGVGMGQVSRVDAVTLAAMKADKDADGKSADGAVMASDAFFPFPDGIDEAAAVGIEAVIQPGGSVNDEDVIEAADDHGMAMAFTGSRSFRHD
- a CDS encoding flippase activity-associated protein Agl23, encoding MSSPEHGDRAGRAGAADSRTLVALAAVTVLALALRLYELGGRVFHWDEGRVGYWTLRYVESGHLEYEPIIHGPFLRIVNAAVFGVLPPTDASARLVVALVGGLLPLSVWLFRAHLDRWELVAVAGLLACNPLLVYYSRFMRNDVLVGAFAFVALGFAVRAIDARRARYLYPGAVALALSLATKANTILYVLCFLGAGALIADHQVVRAVGRGTDRPSVRSAVGGWLRARWRGLSSVAGRWHPAAYVLGHVVGIAVAFLAVTVFFYAPRPLLHEALGSPGLWSTVLHEATVGSAEELADLWLTGEMQDNPYLQFLRHEIETLVHAGPVAAVFAIVGFLVDGHVRGRETVPAGRRRALVAFATYWGLASLIGYPAATDINAPWSAVHIVLPLTIPAGVGLAYVAREGWAAVAGPTSASWADLGVVDRETAVLALLVLLAATAGVLVPTATYWNSTNPDHTAAVQWAQPHNEARSTIADVEAVAATHDDGTDILFVGTHTSSRDDAMYVDNESAADRDGAPGGWYDRLPLPWYYERAGATVDSVSADADRAAALADPPPVVIVHAAGRESVAPHLDGYRVTDHEFRLWNFRLVFFIEEDALREAGRLDPPS